CACCACAATCGGTGGCTTTCTCTGCAGAAAATGAACTTCCGTGCTTAGGCTTACAGGATTACAAAACTCTCATCGACACTGTTCGTTTCCATACTGATTTCAGAATCAATTCTCAACCAAGTTAAATAGTGGCAAAgatgttttttctctttcaaatcttTCGATAAAAGTACAAAAATCAGATTGGAAtcataaaatctttaaaaacatgagataaaaaaggaaataattattatttttaaatgagaaaagtattttattatttcaaattacttatatataCTCTCAAGTTTAATACTGAAAAAGAGATATGTCAAAATGTCGTATCAAAAGTCAGGTGCAGAATTTGCAGAGCAGAGTTATTTATGAATAGGACTACCTATAGATAGATGATGATAGTGCTTagatattcatttttttatcttcattaaTTATACATACCTATTTTTATTCATACagatcttttatatttttccttctagAGTCTCagcaataattattttatgagaatgattattttttttattacataaaaaaaaatatgaacacaCGAAATTACGTTTTGGTTTACACTggttattaatattaaaaattatgtaatatcATCTTTATTATATACTAGTTATTAACAatgaaaatacataaaaattatctttatataatttaaaatgccCGTCTTAAACACGTACAAGTATTCTGAATCTTTGCTTTCATTATTAATACATTCTGAAAGTCAAATAGTAATTCAATATATTAAACTATTGTTCCATTCAAATAAGAATTTTCTAATTATGGCATCCTTTCGTTCTTCAAACCAtgcttacaaaataaaataaaaatattagctgaacatgtgttttaatttattatattaaaagttaagtTAATGAATGATTAAGAAACAAGATGCATTCATGCACAATTGTAAGAAGAAGCCGATTGCAGGAATACAGGAAACTTGATCCTTATTTCACAAAAGTCCATAACTCAAACATAAGCAGAAAATGTTAATGTAGCATAGTAGTTGAAGGAGACAATACTTTTGCAGAAGTGTTAGATTAGATCTCCGATGGtgttgttagatatattattttcaactatAGAAAGTCAGAAGCATTTGTAATGTCCCTTAAAGCCAGTGTTGGGACATTCCAGTTCAATAAATAACCATTAAAAAACCGTCCATTATTGAGTTTATATTAGCTTAAGCTTTCCCACATAAGCAACTACTTCGCTTATTAAATTGTAAATGATTGCTATATATTGGGTCCTATAATTCATGAGAGTTAGactttaatagaataaaataacagAAGAAAAAGTCTCCATGGGTATCTGCATATCCTCTGAATCTTCAGCGATTCATGGAGCGCCTGAAGAAGCTCGTGACGAAAATGTGTTTGTGTTTGAAGCAACCAAGCTTCTCAGGGGACTTTCCTCTGCTTACTCTAAACAAGGTACCAAAGGGCTCAACCAAGATGCTGCAACACTTTGTCAGGTACATGTTTCTTATAAAGAagctatctttttttttttttttttcttctgaatcATAGTAGAATAATCTCTTAAGATTCTATGTAAGATGCTAATATTGACAAAGTTTAAGATTGAAAACTTGGTCCTTTAAGCAAGCTGCATagtatatatgcatatatattatatataggcACTGGGAAGCACATGAAATTTATTGTAACTTCTCTTCCTCTGCTTCCTTTATTAGGTTTATGGGACGGCAAACGCAGCATTCTGTGGAGTTTTTGATGGGCATGGAAGGAATGGTCACATAGTGAGCAAAATAGTGAACAGCCGTTTGTGTTCACTCATAGTGGACCATAAAAAAGTGCATGCAAAGATTGATAAGAAGAACATCACAAGGCATGTGGAGACAGTTGAAGAGGACTCACAAGCTCTACTAAACAAGAATTTTGAAGAATGGAAAGAAGCCATTCTTGATGGTTTCAGGGTGATGGACAAGGAAGTGAAGCTACAAGAGAATCTGGACTGCTCTTGCAGTGGAACTACGGCTGTAGTTGTCATAAGACAGGTAAACCAAGAAACCAACCAACCGTGAAAGTGAAATTATCATTGACGGTATCTTTGATCATATATATGTGCCTCAGTTTTTGCTATTtggaatagaaaatatatagtAAGTGATAACAATGCAAAAGGATAAATTAACAGGGTGAAGATGTTGTCATAGCTAACCTTGGTGACTCTAGAGCAATCTTGGGGACAATCTCTGACGGTGAAATCATGCCCATTCAATTGACGACGGATATGAAACCTGGATTACCTTGTAAGGCTAATATGATCGTCCTTGTTGAAGCTAAGTAAATTAATGTGAGCCCAATTTATGAATCTATATTGAAATGCAGGCGAAGCGGAACGAATAAAAAGTTGCAATGGCCGTGTATTTGCCCTGAAGGAAGAACCACACATCCAGCGAGTGTGGTTACCCGATGAGAACTCTCCAGGTCTGGCCATGTCTCGGGCTTTTGGAGATTTCATGCTCAAAGACCACGGCATCATTGCCATCCCTGAAATTTCGCATCGCACTCTAACATCTACCGACCAATTTATTGTTCTTGCAAGTGATGGGGTAAGtgttttattttgcatgttaatttGCTTATTTTGGATTTTCCTTTATTGACTTTTTGATTTTCTGATTTAGGTGTGGGATGTGCTAAGCAACGAGGAGGTTTCCTCAATAGTGTGGGCAGCAGACACTGAAAATGAAGCAGCAAGGGCTGTTGTGGAAGCAGCAGCGTTAGCATGGAAAAGCAAGTATCCTTCTTCTAAGTTAGATGACTGCACAGCCGTTTGCCTCTTCCTACAGAAGAAACCCTCATAAGTTCCTTTTTTCTTGGTAACAAAGTTGCCATGTGAACGTGAAATTATAGCTCCTTACATTACATACATAGCGCCTCGCATGTCATGTTGGGAATTTACATAGAAAACTGATAAGAAGATGTACTGCTTGTGTTATTCTCAGTTAGCATCCTCTAGTTTctcttttttactttataaatctCTATGTATCTCCTATAATATAATCTTCTACTCCACTTCACACCAAGTTAATGTCGTCGTACCTATTAAATTTTGATGAGTAGTGTAATCGGATGATAATTAACAAGGCTAATTTCAGGCCGTGATAGTCTGGTCAATTATCAGGAGTATTAGCTTTGCACGGCCAGATTatacagaaaattaaaaacaagcGATGTAATTGagagaaatgaaatgaaaaagaagaatattaaaaaagtgtaaTAAGATACTTTACGAATAATACAACTCATCcctataaaaaaaactatatgcCACCATATCACTAACATGAGATCCATACCCTGTATATCCAATAATTTCACTTCTCTAGAAAATACAGAACTCCCCAAGTGTGACCAATGCAAAATATGCTGTAATAACTTTTGTTATTGAATAcgagattaaattttaatatttacttaaaaagataataaataaataaaataattttaagttcaTCAATGAATTAAGagatatatagaaaaataaagtacgtgaaaaaaatattttttaacttgtgtatgtgtttataattttgtgtaaataattaaaaaaaaaaataatactcaaCTTTGTCCTTAGTTtggttgacaaatctcaatttagtccatctttagaaaagtgtttgaaattggttcttatttttaaatttttgaatcaAAACAGTCCCTTCtgttaaataatgacaaacgacattaaagtttttttttctctcctcatCTTCTATGCATTGCAAGTTTTTGTCAGCATTTGcagtatttaatgattattgtacttttcccaataaaatttaatatccttATTGAGTAATAAAGTCagaaaaatttagttataaataaaaattatgctCACTTGTTACCTCTACTACCAAATGGAAGTAGTACTATCTTTACGTTTCTTTATAAGTAGAGCTGTTAAAACGGGTAACCCGActcgacccggcccgacccaccacaggttggtcacttaaTGAGTcaagccaacccggctcatttattagcgaaccagaaaaacttgaacccggcctgACCACCACGGGTttgtgggtaaacgggttggctcactagcccacttaattacattttttttaaaataaaaaaaaaatacaaactttctgtaatttaaatttaaacaattttcactcccaaaaaattatattaaagagaattcaaaataataataaaaagtacaatataatccaaatgtcattcaaaaacaaacacaacaaacaaacatacaaataagtttcttatattcatcattttgtgttcttgttgtaatccttgacccttgttcctgttgtctccaaattcactaataaagattttcctaatatcagaacaattccgacaacaataaaaaaatattagtaaaaaaaaagagaatcaatactcaacaacatcaacaaaaaaattaatagtttaatctgtaacataatttcccaaattcaaatatatcaaaaagagcttgttcaaataatgtatattcaaattatttaaataaaatgaacaaaatctaatacaagcatgtcagaacatgaaaaaatcattccatgtcttcaaatctcccagaacaaaaaacaaattcgcaaaccactatttttgtcattatagggtttttgaaaaaaaaaagtaagaaaacaaaaatgtggaaaaaaaaaaagaaaaaaggaagggtgttttacctgctccttgaataatttcagtgaagtgagggtgagagcaccatcaatcaaatgagagcaagtatcCCGAGAGTGATTTgggagagcagaggttactttttttgtaTACACAGTGACTGAgtgaataaagtattttattttttagcgtttcataaataaaataataaattaaaaaaaaaattaggtaggtgggttggtgggccaacccagctcaccacgggttcaacccgcatgagccgggttgaaatttgacccgcatataagtgggttgtatttttcaaacccaacccggctcgaACGcatgacgggccgggttggctcgagGGTTGTGATCCATTTTGATGGCTCTATTTATAAGTGTgattctctttaaaaaaaagtacttttatttagttattactTTTACCatacatttttctaaattttgaaaaattgattaaaaataaatctaaatatatatttttaattcgagtttataatttttttaaaaggatttaTTTCTCAATtactctaaaattaaaaataaaaaatttaattttttaatgatttttttgtttttgtttaaattttattttttatttaatcaaaaacaaaattattaacaaattaaattttttatttttaattttagagtaattaagaaataaataccttttaaaaaaattataaacccACTTATTTTAcaggaattaaaaatatatatttagatttatttttaatcaatatttcaaaatttaaaaaaagtactgtaaaagtaataactaaataaaaatatttttttaaagagagtAGTAGAGTTCTTTATTACttaaagaatattaaattttaggataatgatatttagacaacatttttttgacaacatttgaacattgattacttgtcaatatgtgattggtcaaaaattacttcacagtagtgtttatgattattattatttattgtggagtaatttttgatcaatcacagatagacacataatcaatgttcaaatattgtcaaaaaaatgtttttctaaatatcattatcctaaattttattaagaaaagtaCAAATCATTAAATACTATAAATACTGACAAAAACCTACAATGCacagaaaatgagaagagaaaataaatttttttaccatttgtCATTATTTAAGGGAAGGaactattttgactcaaaaatttaaaaataaagaccaatttcaaacaattttttaaagagggattaaattgaaatttgcaAACTAAACTAGAGACAAAGTTagatattaaaccaaaaaaaaaaaaataatcgcTTTTCGAACTTAAAGAAAGAGGCGCTGACAAACCAAAATTTTTGCGAAAACGTTGGCCAACTGGAAGATCAATACGTCCAGCAGTGAtatcttttctctttccattttgtggcttttatttacttttgccCGCGTAACTATATATTAGATAGCAGTAAGGCAAAATGAATAAAGCCCTATTTTTACCATAAACATAATTTATCCTTAACACAAATCGTTGCACAagcaaaaaagagaaaaaaaaaaaacggggAGCCGCGGGGAGAGCAAAAGGAGACAGAAGGAGAATGAAGTATAGCTCAAGTCCTAAAGGAAAATGAGGGATGTAGATTTCCATCTGACAGGGAATAAATCTACTTCCAGATTCAGGTTGCATCATTGACTGGATTCTCTCCCAGCAGATCATCATCATATGATACTGGTATCCTTAACCTATCATGCACAGATATAGGTTTTTCTTCAGAAGGTGCCGGTTCATGTTTATTTTGCAGCTGGGAAACATGAAAATCACTACCCAAAACATTGCCCTGATCCCTGCCAGAAAATGAAACGGGCACTCCTTGAGAAGAATCGTCTTTCTTTGGCACAGGTCGTTGCGTCACATTAGGCTGCTTGAACTGTTTCTGCATTACGATAAACATGAAGCCCAAAGGCAAAACAGTTAGTAAACAACAACTTACAATTTGAAGATGCACTCCTTCGTCATAATTAGTTAAGATGGAGTGAAAGAGATAATCCCAAACAATTCTAATCTTGGTCAGAGGTTTGAACACGGATTTAAACAGATATCTGGCTCACAAATTCGGCCCAAATTTTTTGCTGTGTCAAAAATCTCACCACAAATTATACCCAAAAACAGAATACCAGTAAGCGCAAACAAATTTCAGCAATGACTTCCTCTCAGAACCATAGAGGCATCGGAGATGATAACcaaattttctttgaaaagtGGGGATTTCATCTGTTCCATCAAGGTTTTTGCCTACAACTAACAATCTAATATTCAGATTTCGGAGGTAGAAATGAAGTTGCTGGAGCAGAAAACCTGTCCATATTACAGAATCTGAGCATATAATTGAACAGAGTATGCCTCTAACATCCACGGGTTCATATTTCAAGGAGAAATATCACAAGCATTCATCCTTGTGGGATCTCGGTAAATCAGTGTAGTCAAGTCTGAGTGTCAGCTCAATTTTCTCACCAATTACCATTTCACACAGTAAACAACAAATTACAGTTTTAAGAGATCCAAGTCAAAAAATGTTTACCATGACTTTCTTAACCTTACATTTTTAACGTCATACCAATACCATACACACTTCAGAAATCAAAGGCGACCTTACTTAATTTAGTTGGATGGAAAAAGAACCCCCTCTTACAAAAAACTTTCGgtgtttaaataaaagaaattttattgtAGTGAGAAACCACACTTAGGCAAATTGTCAGTTGATACTCCCCCCGTCAAATAAAAACACCTCCATTGTCGCTGAGTAAACGGGAACaatactttttatcttttaaaaagaatGTATCAACTAGACAACTTGCCCAGATTAGAAATTAacaaaagaataacaaaattatgaaGGTTAAAAAGTCACACACCTCAAACtcctttgtttttttcattatctCTTTAAAGACCTTCGGTTCCCTAACTTTTAAGATGCTCCACAATATGCCACCCCCTGTCCGGAATCGTCTACCATCAGCCGTTTTCTGGCCTCCACAAGCCTGTATTGCATCCACCTGTAACTTCCCCACATCATTATACTAGTTTACAACGTATCAACTAGAAAACTGGCACAGATAATAAATTAacagaaaaagaacaaaaatgttCCTCTCGGTATAAATTGAAGTGTATAAGTGTTTTTAATACACAATATGAATATAGTCGATATTATCCACTGTGATTCCATACAAAGCACAAAACAcgtgtaataaaatataaggtTTAATTGTACTTTTGCTCTTTTTACCGAGTAATTTCcttagtaacattttttttaatttagtcccACAATTTTATTGTTCCAACAAGTCCTTCCATATGTTGGTTTAAGGTGAATTTAAGATATTGAAGTCATTTGAAAGGTTCAAAAGTCATTAAAAAAAGAGAACTCGAGTGGTATAGGTAGAGGGAAACCAATAGATACCTATCAGCAGGTTAGGTGTCCTAGTGAAGGAATTAGTTAGTTGGGCTGGCTGAGATAGTACAAAACAAACAGCATATATTGCAAAAAAGAGGAGATTGAGATTTGAGAGAGAAATCATCTAAATATTTCATTGAGGATTAGACTTCTAGACAGAGTGAAGAGTCCTGATCTTGAATATCCAAGAAAATGTTTGGTTTTGCATCCTCTAACCGTAGCCACATTATAGATTATGCTAAACCAGTTCTACCAACTGCAATAAGAGCTTTGATTGTGGGGCTGTGTTTATTAAATCTTAGAGATGATTCCAACATCTGATGGAGAAAAGGCTTACTAGTTGCTGACCTAGACAAAACAGTAATTTAAAGCCACTGGAACATGCAATAGAAGAGAAGCTATCAAAGTGCAGCAGTGATGCTCTCAACTGGTAGCTAACAGAGAAATTGCACACACTGAATGCAGCCTGGTGGATGACTTAAAGGTGCCAAACAAAAGGTTCCAACCGAACTGTGATTATAATCAATTGCATGGTTATGCCAGAACTGCAAAAACACAGGGAGCTAAGTAAAACAAAAGTGAGGATGACTAACCTTGGGTGCAAGAAAAGGTAACAGAAAAGGTCTGGAGAACAAAACAAGGATCAAGGAAAAGTGAATTTCCTGAGATCAAGAATCACAATGGTAAGGATTGAACCCATGGAAAGTTGAAAATCGCTTTTTAGATTACAAAGAGGCAAAAATTTAGGGAAATCCTATCTTTGGCATGGAAGAGAGGTGAGGACTGAAACAGAGGCAGTTATTCTTTATTCTTAAAGAGCGGATTGAGTCCAGTTTCTCAAATATCCCAGGAAATCATTCATTTGTATCTTCTAATCCTAGCCTACAGCAGCTACCTCACATTGGCACAGCAACTGGGATTTCAGGCTATTGTGAAAAATCCTTATGTCCTTTATATTCTGAACCAGTTCGTTCAGAAACTGATAACAAAACTTAATGATATagcaattaaaaattaaggggATAAAATTAATTAGCTGACCAAAATTAACCATCCTAGAGGAATAAAATTTGCAAGTAAACCAAAATACAACACTGAAGTCATTACATCAAATAGAAAACGAAGAAATAGAGAGTAACTGATACAATGATTggttataatattaaaaaattacaataaagaaGCCCCTAGTCCCATTACTTGATAGTGCTATCCTAGCAGCGTAAAGCTACAGATTTCAGGAAGCAGATGCTTAAGTGTTAAAGGATTTTCCAACAAAAAATAGTAGATCAGCAGTTAAATGCAACTTTCAGCACAATTAATCCACAATTAGGTGTTATGGTGAATccgtttaaaatataaactaaatgcTGCCTGTCtagacataataaaaaattccttACAGTACCTgccatatttaaccttaaatcTTAAGTTTACCATCAAAACTTCCTGATCTGTTAGCTATTCGGCCATACAATTTAATTGAGCACATAATAATCTGTTAGCTACTTAtgccaaaatcaaataatagtCACGATAATAAGCAGTACATTGAAAAAGAGATTCAATTTTGGCTTTGAAATTGTAGGTTGCCACAATGAAGTGGACTTATGCCCAGTTTGTTTGTgctttttctttaaagaaaaatgtttataatgtGAACACTTCTTTAGTCATTTTTTAGCCTTTTTCTTCCAGAAGCCTAATAacttctacaaaaaaaaaaattgtatagtagaatcaatatttttaagCTTAACAAATGAGCCCTGGAGAAACATTAGCTTCCTTTTCACCAGCACAtgcttaataaattatttatgggACCAAAAGGAGAAAACGTTCTCCATATATGCACAACAGACAATATGAAGCAACAAAAATTTTGACATCAACCTTCACAATTAGTAAATAATGAAGTGGTTCAGCCAGGAACATCGAAGCTCAAGTAGAGAGTTGGAAGGAGCAAACTAGCATCTGGAAGAAAAATCTGCAAGGTTAGGGACAAAATTTCACATCAGAGAATATGAATAGCCATATTATGCTTGAAAGAGTGGATAAGAATAACCAGCGGAAGGCTCACCCAAATCTTTTAGGACCTTAGCCCCCAAAACAGGTGACCAAATTATGTCCCCTCCCAACCATATCCACATTCTCGTTGAAGAAATGAATTcacataaatacaaatttatttcaaagAAATGCAAAGTGCAATCCAATGGGAAATCAAGAGAGAAGGCCGTTAAGGTAGTGACTGAAGCCAAAATGGAGGTATTCAGAAAGTAGCCATTGGACCATATGAACCCAACCACATTTGTAAAATTAGTACCAGAAGTTGCGAAAACCATAAGATGAGGAGTTAAAGTAGCCGGTATAATACGACAAACTGTAAAAGACAATCACTTTTGTGCAGCTGTACCTCGAAGTAATCCCAGCAAACTAACACCACCATAGACAATCAATCTtaacaacaaaaacacacacacacacacacacacacacacacacacacacacacacacacacacacatatatatatatatatatatgtatgtatatataattaaccAAAATAAGAATTCAGACATGTGAAATCATTGTCCAAATGACAGAAACAACTAGTAGGAACTAAGACAAGAAACAAGGGTAAGAAATTATAGAACAGACAGCAAACTCCAGCGCAGGAATTGAGTCGGGAGTAAACTATTGGGATGATACAGAACCTGTACAATAACTATCATGGCAGTTATTAAACACTATTGTCAAATATCAATGTTATTCAAGTCATTAAAATGCATTGTTGCTAGGTGGTCTTAAACTATTTCTAATTTCCAATTGGCCATGGTATTTCACACAATACTAACAAACACGTAAGCTGGcttattaaaccaaaattgagTATATAACAGGGTTTCAATACCTCACTGACAAGATCACTTAATGCAGAGATCCCAAGGCAGCCCACAGCAGTGTATACCATGTAtgactttttctctttcagTCGCCGACATGTATCTAACACAAATCTGAAAAACAGacaatttgtttgaaattcaaTGACAGGCCAGAAAGGCtagtaaaaaaattcaaagagaCAAACAGAAAAACAACTTTATATATTAGATCCATACAGGGTTGACGATTCAAATGCCATATAGGTTAAGGTTAAGATAACCAGTGAGCAGTGAACAATACTACATTTTACAACCATATATAAAGGAAGAAGCATATGCATAATTCTTGAATACTTAGTGTtagaattcaaaatttcaattaatgaaATCTACAGTTGTAATCCAAGTGAAAATGATAATGCAGCACTCTTGGATTTAGAAGATGTTGATCTGAAAAAAGATGTTTTGTGATTCCCATATTGGAAACTTGTATTTGACTCTTGTTGGAATTTACTTATATAGCTTGTTTTAAGACACCGATGacttttaattgttaattatgaATGTCATTAGTTTAGAGtaacttttataactttttagaaATTATAGTGTATATAGTATGTAGATTATATGAACCTAACCATCCTATACAATTAGCGTACTGAAGCACGTAAACTAGTAAAATAACTATTAAGTGCATGTAAAATGTCAAGTCTAATCTAAACTGCAGTTACTACTCATCAAGCATCAAGCACTGGGTGGTGCTCCACCTCTTCCCAAACCATGCCTTTTTGTTTGCCTTACCATCACGTATTCTTCCATATGAACTATACTCATAACACAAtacatgaaagagaaaaaacagaACTGATGGCCAAGGTGTTAGGAAACAAAGAAATACTGCAAAAAGTGCAAGGCTAAAGGGATCAGAACTGCATGTCCCAATTGTTGTTGAGCTGATGATTTGAAGCTTTATGTAAAGAACTTGGAGCAAATGTTGGATATGGAACTATGGGGTGAATtgaaagagtttttttttttttttttctgtttctgcTGTAATTTATTCAGGACAGTTGTGAATAAGGGACGCAGGTTCAGTAATATATTAAACGAGACTCTCGTACACCTTAAAAAGTTATGAGGTAAAACATAGATGAACTAAATTTTAGTGCGTGAATCATATTTTAGCCAACATGACAATGCCTTTCAAAACTCAAATCGGGCAGAGAGTTGGACCTGTCTATGTCCGTGGCATTAGATCCTGAAcccttccttttcttcttattctttttcttattggCTCTGCGCCTGCGGTTCTTAATGAGAGGTTCTTGATTTGCTTCATTGACATCTCCGGCACTGCTTTGTCCCAAAACGTTTTTGGAATCTGGCTCCACCAACTCCCCTTCTTCAAGATCAGCCATTTCAACATCGCCATCTATGTAATCTAAATCACCCTCCTCGTATATGACATCCAGAATGTTATCCCCGTTCTCCATAGCAAACAGCTAACCTGTATTTACAAACATTATCAATTGCCAATTATCATGAAAGCACAAAAACATTATCATGACAACTCTAATCTCGAATACAAAAAccagataaaaatattttttaaaaaaaaaaaaaagacaaggaGATAAACGCAGGTGGTATGTTAACAGAGGattggagagaaaaaaaatgataaacagTCTACGAACATTCGAGTCCAATTTTGATTAAACATAGACAAGCAATACTCATACAAACCCTAACGGTGCGTACATTTGTTTCAAATAGAGAGACTGAGAAAACTAATTGAAGTTAAACCACATGTAACCACGATTGTACTACGGGTAGGCAACACAGTGAACAGATAAAATCGAAAAGATTGGAGGTTACCTTAGCACTGCAGTGCAGTGGAAAAACAAACCCGAGAGAACGCTGCGTAATGCTTCTATATGGGCCGGCGTAGTAGAAACTGCCGCAGTCGAGTGAGAACTACCGCTCTTGAAATTCAGAGTTTcgaagaaaaagagagggtCTCCATTTTAATACTTGTACGTGATGTGAAAATGGTGAAATTTTGTTTACCTTTATACAGAGAACCTACGTATTAATAGggatttcaaaaaatatattattttacatgtttttaatattttaaattttgtaacattaaaattattaaaaaattgagttcATAATTAATGAATCACGTCTTACCGTTATGCTCCTCTCATTTATGTAACAACAatcgaaataaaaaatatataatattaatttaagatgaactgaatttaattaaataataatactaaaaggACTTCAATTTTTTACCTAAATTTCATCTTACTCGTGATTATTGATgaataaatcttttattaaaaataagccCATGCAAATTAATCATGTTTCACCACCATTTAGGCATTCATCCTCTTATGTAAAAGACAGAGAAAGGGATAAAAACAACGAGATCGATTGTTGACCATAGATGCTTGATGTGAAATAATGTTTATGCAcag
This DNA window, taken from Vigna radiata var. radiata cultivar VC1973A chromosome 5, Vradiata_ver6, whole genome shotgun sequence, encodes the following:
- the LOC106761046 gene encoding uncharacterized protein LOC106761046, encoding MENGDNILDVIYEEGDLDYIDGDVEMADLEEGELVEPDSKNVLGQSSAGDVNEANQEPLIKNRRRRANKKKNKKKRKGSGSNATDIDRFVLDTCRRLKEKKSYMVYTAVGCLGISALSDLVSEVDAIQACGGQKTADGRRFRTGGGILWSILKVREPKVFKEIMKKTKEFEKQFKQPNVTQRPVPKKDDSSQGVPVSFSGRDQGNVLGSDFHVSQLQNKHEPAPSEEKPISVHDRLRIPVSYDDDLLGENPVNDAT
- the LOC106761652 gene encoding probable protein phosphatase 2C 72, whose translation is MGICISSESSAIHGAPEEARDENVFVFEATKLLRGLSSAYSKQGTKGLNQDAATLCQVYGTANAAFCGVFDGHGRNGHIVSKIVNSRLCSLIVDHKKVHAKIDKKNITRHVETVEEDSQALLNKNFEEWKEAILDGFRVMDKEVKLQENLDCSCSGTTAVVVIRQGEDVVIANLGDSRAILGTISDGEIMPIQLTTDMKPGLPCEAERIKSCNGRVFALKEEPHIQRVWLPDENSPGLAMSRAFGDFMLKDHGIIAIPEISHRTLTSTDQFIVLASDGVWDVLSNEEVSSIVWAADTENEAARAVVEAAALAWKSKYPSSKLDDCTAVCLFLQKKPS